One region of Thermococcus celericrescens genomic DNA includes:
- a CDS encoding DUF2101 family protein, which translates to MNLEDHLYQLGLAAERFPKYLKGKVKGFLIPTPSNNPPSLRLSHRIIKGKRFTIHELISLHLQLCFVTYLAINFVIVFLTGTPLYLLAVSIPYFLYLRHFLIRYGNFLIEEKPYRIFYYGISAISFLAFLGYSLLELASPEIYHYYVYVGIIALAVLLFRHYFKATFGRDYTYGTVEEVKGDMVRVFIHDDMAANIKPGFYWLPAVEEAEPGRVVKVLVEDRTFRSARPVRILEVYLGQSSQSSTEPKEETE; encoded by the coding sequence ATGAACCTTGAAGACCATTTATATCAGCTAGGATTGGCCGCCGAAAGGTTCCCCAAATATCTAAAAGGAAAAGTCAAGGGATTCCTTATCCCCACTCCCTCTAATAATCCCCCGTCTCTTCGCCTGTCCCACCGGATCATTAAAGGCAAAAGGTTCACAATTCACGAACTCATCAGCCTCCACCTCCAGCTCTGCTTCGTGACTTACCTCGCGATCAACTTCGTTATTGTCTTCCTAACAGGCACTCCCCTCTACCTGCTGGCGGTTTCAATCCCATACTTCCTCTACCTCCGCCACTTCCTCATCCGCTACGGTAACTTTCTCATCGAAGAAAAACCATACAGGATTTTCTACTACGGAATTTCCGCCATCTCTTTTCTCGCCTTCCTCGGATACTCCCTGCTGGAGCTTGCCTCTCCAGAAATCTACCACTACTACGTCTACGTCGGGATAATAGCGCTGGCGGTTCTCCTCTTCCGCCATTACTTCAAGGCAACCTTTGGAAGGGATTACACCTACGGGACGGTCGAGGAAGTCAAGGGCGACATGGTCAGGGTCTTCATCCACGACGACATGGCGGCCAACATCAAGCCGGGCTTCTACTGGCTCCCGGCGGTCGAGGAAGCGGAGCCTGGAAGAGTTGTGAAGGTTCTCGTGGAGGATAGAACCTTCAGGAGCGCCAGACCCGTAAGGATACTGGAGGTCTATCTCGGTCAGTCCTCCCAGAGCTCGACTGAACCGAAAGAAGAAACCGAATGA
- a CDS encoding prenyltransferase/squalene oxidase repeat-containing protein, producing MRRTLTAVILFMLFVLPYASAASVIDESLGFITYTVTDTNEVPEKALLLTALVSTVGKAQNSTDALSAVVNVTKELLEIQNPDGGWGHYRGEVSTPQDTATVLIALGAVRELTKEYYTGISENDIEIAIRDGRTYLLTAFNGEGWGYLADSPTEFYPTALSLWALGSIGLTPENSIAVEAGAEYLEKARNLRPDYLALRLIAFKAIGYGNVTADLERCKELLSSDGLNERERAMLTYALVLYEPLSFDTGRALTVLELVGNDNGTYYLTSSEGPFLDTDSIAPTAYAVMAFSSVADRLSGNFTNPKAELCSALTESQNPDGSWGIHTGARGSAKATYYAVRALKTCTPVPESVDLAIEWAREHLTAAKDNAVLHGTVTEEYYYTVKLLAEFGDLSDDEKEELLNFTRSLEVFPGRWAGYFSIPQPYETAMGLDLLLELGAKGDDINASKEWLLSVTPDGWGIILNHLLSVMVGKNVPTTVTVLESLTGITDIEKLGPHSDWLMAQRLHDGSWGHFGRSENMLGEVSLGVSSMEYTVRAAEVLDALGYDVKGDALKWVIDNLHNGTKTTVDTALALEFIKDVKFLPGVTLYETINALRGGLWELHYAGEYRAVSETIAPQLEEFGSSVDLKEGVSNVEDGNHIFLAAPGDINVSRYNGEVTLEVKGQLVTVNGRTYPLASTIVIIPGRTQDGHVLMVLFDEQSSGAVELIFTSGLFKYFHGKYLVLEAKDSNGNGVIDPNEIKLLDAG from the coding sequence ATGAGGAGGACGTTAACTGCCGTAATTCTGTTCATGCTCTTTGTGCTCCCTTATGCCAGTGCCGCAAGTGTAATAGATGAGTCCCTTGGATTCATCACATACACCGTGACGGACACAAACGAAGTCCCCGAAAAAGCCCTGCTTTTAACTGCCCTCGTTTCCACCGTCGGAAAGGCCCAGAACAGTACCGACGCGCTCTCCGCCGTAGTGAACGTCACGAAGGAGCTTCTCGAAATCCAGAACCCGGATGGGGGCTGGGGCCACTACCGGGGCGAGGTGAGCACTCCTCAGGATACTGCAACTGTTCTGATTGCCCTTGGGGCCGTTAGAGAGCTTACGAAGGAATACTATACCGGAATCAGCGAAAACGACATTGAAATAGCAATACGGGATGGCAGGACGTATCTTCTAACAGCGTTTAATGGGGAGGGATGGGGGTATCTGGCGGACTCCCCCACGGAGTTCTACCCGACCGCACTCTCGCTCTGGGCACTCGGGAGCATTGGTTTAACGCCCGAGAACAGCATCGCGGTCGAAGCCGGGGCCGAATACCTGGAGAAGGCCAGGAATTTGAGACCTGACTACCTGGCCCTGAGGCTCATAGCGTTTAAAGCCATCGGTTACGGAAACGTGACCGCGGATCTGGAGAGGTGCAAGGAACTCCTGTCCTCTGACGGACTCAACGAAAGGGAGAGGGCCATGCTCACCTACGCCCTGGTTCTCTACGAGCCGCTGAGCTTTGACACAGGGCGGGCGCTGACGGTTCTCGAACTGGTCGGCAACGACAACGGGACGTATTATCTAACCAGCAGTGAGGGCCCGTTCCTCGATACGGATTCCATCGCCCCCACCGCCTACGCGGTTATGGCATTCTCAAGCGTGGCTGACCGGCTCTCAGGAAACTTCACCAACCCCAAAGCGGAGCTGTGTTCAGCGCTGACCGAAAGCCAGAACCCCGACGGGAGCTGGGGAATCCACACCGGGGCCCGCGGATCGGCGAAGGCAACCTACTACGCGGTTCGGGCGCTGAAGACATGCACCCCCGTGCCGGAAAGTGTTGACCTGGCCATAGAATGGGCGCGGGAACACCTGACCGCCGCCAAGGACAATGCGGTACTCCACGGGACCGTAACCGAAGAGTATTACTACACAGTCAAGCTTCTCGCGGAGTTTGGCGATCTGAGCGACGACGAAAAGGAGGAACTCCTGAACTTCACGCGCTCTCTGGAGGTCTTTCCTGGCAGGTGGGCCGGGTACTTCTCCATACCCCAGCCGTACGAAACGGCGATGGGTCTTGACCTGCTGCTGGAGCTTGGCGCGAAGGGGGATGACATCAACGCCTCCAAGGAGTGGCTCCTGTCGGTGACCCCGGACGGATGGGGCATAATACTCAACCACCTGCTGAGTGTTATGGTTGGAAAGAACGTCCCAACCACAGTGACAGTTCTGGAGTCCCTCACGGGGATCACAGATATTGAGAAGCTGGGCCCGCACTCGGACTGGCTGATGGCCCAGAGACTCCACGACGGCTCCTGGGGACACTTTGGCAGAAGCGAAAACATGCTGGGAGAGGTTTCATTAGGAGTGAGTTCGATGGAGTACACCGTGCGGGCCGCGGAGGTCCTGGACGCCCTCGGATACGACGTAAAGGGCGACGCCCTAAAGTGGGTCATTGACAACCTCCACAACGGGACGAAGACGACCGTGGACACCGCCCTTGCCCTCGAGTTCATTAAGGACGTCAAGTTCCTGCCGGGAGTAACTCTCTACGAGACCATAAACGCCCTCCGCGGCGGATTGTGGGAACTTCACTACGCCGGGGAATACAGGGCGGTCTCCGAGACCATCGCGCCCCAACTCGAGGAATTCGGGTCAAGTGTGGACCTGAAGGAAGGGGTTTCCAATGTGGAGGATGGAAACCATATCTTCCTAGCCGCCCCCGGCGACATCAACGTCTCGAGGTACAACGGCGAGGTGACCCTCGAGGTCAAGGGTCAGCTGGTGACGGTAAACGGCAGAACATATCCCCTGGCCAGCACCATAGTCATAATACCCGGCAGGACTCAGGACGGCCACGTGCTGATGGTTCTCTTCGACGAGCAGAGCAGCGGGGCTGTGGAGCTCATATTCACCTCTGGCCTCTTCAAGTACTTCCACGGAAAATACCTGGTGCTCGAGGCGAAGGACTCCAACGGAAACGGTGTCATTGACCCCAACGAGATAAAGCTCCTGGACGCGGGGTGA
- a CDS encoding class III signal peptide-containing protein, which translates to MIKKSNTGRAQISLEFLFIFGLLTILLIYSVRNVSFSEGSPSIENLRIQIALEEKSLANAISNTISQVYAQGPGSKATTYVKLTYLKNIGYVERASGVKNPAVFITYCNMSGRPGTYVFITNKTAPFEPLTTGDDKNVFHGAAIYSKKLSNNSSIWRIIPSPPFSQVSIDNPSGQFSKECGAKSGSTYTLYGIIVEPADLPSELRIVVEWNPNRGDSWSYNTTAKELRININPGG; encoded by the coding sequence ATGATCAAGAAAAGCAACACTGGGAGGGCCCAGATATCCCTCGAGTTCCTGTTCATCTTCGGGCTGCTCACAATCCTCCTGATATACTCCGTGAGGAACGTCTCCTTCAGTGAGGGCTCACCATCGATTGAGAACCTGCGGATCCAGATTGCCCTTGAGGAGAAGAGCCTGGCGAACGCCATATCCAATACGATAAGCCAGGTGTACGCCCAGGGGCCGGGCTCAAAGGCGACGACCTACGTTAAGCTGACCTACCTGAAGAACATCGGATACGTTGAGAGGGCATCAGGGGTAAAGAACCCCGCCGTGTTCATAACGTACTGCAACATGTCGGGCAGACCCGGCACCTACGTGTTCATCACAAACAAAACGGCTCCCTTTGAACCCCTCACCACCGGAGACGACAAGAACGTGTTTCATGGCGCGGCAATCTACTCAAAAAAGCTCAGCAACAACAGCTCAATCTGGAGGATAATACCCTCCCCTCCATTCTCCCAGGTATCCATTGATAATCCCAGTGGGCAGTTCTCCAAGGAGTGCGGGGCCAAAAGCGGCTCCACGTACACCCTATACGGTATAATCGTGGAGCCAGCGGATTTGCCCTCTGAATTGAGAATCGTCGTTGAGTGGAACCCCAACAGAGGCGACTCGTGGTCATACAACACAACGGCCAAGGAGCTGAGGATAAACATCAACCCGGGTGGATGA
- a CDS encoding FtsZ/tubulin family protein: protein MRALIIGVGQCGTKIADLFSLVDFEALAVNTSRGDLEYLKHVPHERRILIGESLTGGKGVNANPILGREAMKRDLPLVMRKIGSIIGYEDVDIFFLTFGFGGGTGAGGTPVLAEALKEEYPDSLVVAIGALPLKEEGIRPTINAAITIDKLSKIADSIIAIDNNKLKEGGDDISKAYERINYTIVERIASLLALVDVPGEQTLDASDLKFVLKAFGSFATVGYAKADAGRIKSLSRLITRSFESEGLYLEANIESALYGLVAIHGPPEVLKAADIFEALNYLTNKIRGKQIFRGFYPDPREREVEVVTLLSGIYESRSIEDIIITAKRYAQSFMEAKEEAENKKKELLSGLPDFDDVYARGGSELKDIFPDGEYPDIDRISKKLRREKDE, encoded by the coding sequence GTGAGGGCTCTAATCATAGGGGTCGGCCAGTGCGGGACTAAAATCGCCGACCTCTTTTCCCTCGTCGATTTTGAGGCGCTCGCTGTGAACACATCCAGGGGCGACCTGGAGTACCTCAAGCATGTCCCCCATGAGCGGAGGATACTCATAGGCGAGAGCCTAACCGGCGGCAAGGGGGTCAACGCGAACCCAATACTCGGCAGGGAGGCCATGAAGCGCGATTTGCCCCTCGTCATGCGCAAGATAGGTTCAATAATCGGCTACGAGGATGTCGACATATTCTTCCTGACCTTCGGCTTCGGCGGCGGAACGGGCGCCGGAGGAACACCCGTCCTGGCCGAGGCGCTCAAAGAGGAGTACCCTGACTCCCTGGTGGTGGCCATCGGTGCACTCCCCCTCAAGGAGGAGGGGATAAGGCCCACAATCAACGCCGCGATAACAATCGACAAGCTCTCAAAGATAGCGGACTCGATAATAGCCATAGACAACAACAAGCTCAAGGAAGGGGGCGACGACATAAGCAAAGCCTACGAGAGGATAAACTACACGATAGTCGAGAGGATAGCGTCCCTTTTGGCCCTGGTTGACGTTCCAGGAGAGCAGACCCTCGACGCGAGCGACCTGAAGTTCGTCCTCAAGGCCTTTGGAAGCTTTGCAACGGTCGGCTACGCCAAGGCAGACGCGGGCAGGATAAAAAGCCTTTCAAGGCTCATCACCCGGTCCTTCGAGAGCGAGGGCCTGTACCTTGAGGCGAACATCGAATCGGCGCTGTACGGACTGGTCGCGATTCACGGGCCGCCGGAGGTTCTGAAGGCCGCCGACATATTCGAGGCGCTCAACTACCTCACCAATAAGATAAGGGGCAAGCAGATATTCCGCGGCTTCTACCCGGACCCGCGCGAGAGGGAAGTCGAGGTCGTTACGCTCCTCAGCGGCATCTACGAGAGCAGGAGCATCGAGGACATCATCATCACCGCCAAGCGGTACGCCCAGTCCTTCATGGAGGCAAAGGAGGAAGCGGAGAACAAAAAGAAGGAGCTCCTAAGCGGCCTGCCCGACTTCGATGACGTGTACGCCAGGGGAGGAAGTGAGCTCAAGGATATATTCCCCGACGGCGAGTATCCGGACATAGATAGGATAAGCAAAAAGCTCAGGAGGGAGAAGGATGAGTGA
- a CDS encoding class III signal peptide-containing protein — MSRLAGSRKGQTSVEMLFIVGIILAGVVVIIPLYTQESGDSVMLAAVRDAAAQAAVYIETGVISDKPEYEALNDIIKNYTEYGSVGFRFAGLGVTSESDEKVTITVKFTHDLSSNSSRDSKIAKGIGRFFREYLKDVRGFRLDGGHLYYAGRLVEFNVTVGETWEVVS, encoded by the coding sequence ATGTCAAGGTTAGCGGGAAGCCGTAAGGGCCAAACCTCAGTCGAGATGCTCTTCATAGTTGGGATAATCCTCGCGGGGGTAGTTGTCATCATCCCGCTCTACACCCAGGAGAGCGGGGATTCCGTTATGCTGGCGGCGGTGAGGGACGCCGCGGCCCAGGCCGCCGTTTACATCGAGACAGGGGTGATCAGCGACAAACCTGAGTACGAGGCGTTGAATGATATCATAAAGAATTACACAGAATACGGAAGCGTGGGGTTCAGGTTCGCCGGACTTGGCGTAACCTCTGAAAGCGATGAGAAAGTTACGATAACCGTAAAATTCACGCATGACCTTTCTTCGAACTCCTCAAGGGACTCCAAAATAGCCAAGGGCATTGGGAGATTCTTCAGGGAGTACCTTAAAGACGTGAGGGGATTCCGGCTCGATGGTGGCCACCTGTATTACGCGGGCAGACTGGTGGAGTTCAACGTCACCGTTGGCGAGACGTGGGAGGTGGTATCGTGA
- the twy1 gene encoding 4-demethylwyosine synthase TYW1, which produces MALTFKSNPNMPEEIASLFRKQHYALVGRHSSVKLCHWLKESIKHDRFCYKQKFYNIHSHRCLQMTPVTAWCTHNCIFCWRPMEGFLGTELPEPWDDPAFIVEESIKAQRKLLVGYKGMPGINMKKFEEAWNPKHAAISLSGEPMLYPYMGDLVEEFHKRGFTTFIVTNGTVPERLEEMIKEDKLPSQLYVSLTAPDIETYNRVNVPMVPDGWDRIKETLRLMKDAQTRTVIRLTLVKGENMNNPEGYAKLIKLANPMFVEAKAYMFVGFSRQRLTINNMPRHEEIKAFAEELVKHLPGYHIEDEYEPSRVVLIMRDDVDSHRTGIGGRFIKH; this is translated from the coding sequence GTCCAACCCGAACATGCCGGAGGAGATAGCGAGCCTCTTCAGGAAGCAGCACTACGCGCTCGTGGGCAGGCACAGCTCGGTAAAGCTCTGCCACTGGCTCAAGGAGAGCATAAAACACGACCGCTTCTGCTACAAGCAGAAGTTCTACAACATACACTCCCACCGCTGCCTGCAGATGACGCCGGTTACAGCGTGGTGCACCCACAACTGCATATTCTGCTGGCGCCCGATGGAGGGCTTCCTCGGCACGGAGCTCCCGGAGCCGTGGGACGACCCGGCCTTCATCGTCGAGGAGAGCATAAAGGCCCAGCGTAAGCTCCTCGTCGGCTACAAGGGCATGCCCGGCATAAACATGAAGAAGTTCGAGGAGGCGTGGAATCCAAAGCACGCCGCTATAAGTCTGTCCGGCGAGCCGATGCTGTACCCCTACATGGGCGACCTCGTCGAGGAGTTCCACAAGCGCGGTTTCACGACCTTCATCGTCACCAACGGCACCGTCCCGGAGAGACTTGAGGAGATGATAAAGGAGGACAAGCTACCGAGCCAGCTCTACGTCTCCCTCACCGCCCCGGATATCGAGACCTACAACAGGGTTAACGTCCCCATGGTTCCGGACGGCTGGGACAGGATAAAGGAGACGCTCAGGCTCATGAAGGACGCCCAGACCAGGACGGTGATAAGGCTCACCCTCGTCAAGGGGGAGAACATGAACAATCCAGAGGGCTACGCGAAGCTGATAAAGCTCGCCAACCCGATGTTCGTCGAGGCCAAGGCGTACATGTTCGTCGGCTTCTCGAGGCAGAGGCTCACCATCAACAACATGCCGCGGCACGAGGAGATCAAAGCCTTCGCCGAGGAGCTGGTGAAGCACCTACCTGGCTACCACATAGAGGACGAGTACGAGCCGAGCAGGGTCGTGCTCATAATGCGCGACGACGTCGATTCCCACAGAACCGGAATCGGCGGCAGATTCATAAAGCACTGA